Proteins encoded together in one Chrysemys picta bellii isolate R12L10 chromosome 22, ASM1138683v2, whole genome shotgun sequence window:
- the DHPS gene encoding deoxyhypusine synthase, with translation MERAGEGFPASAVAAVLKPSAGLPEASLQVRGYDFDRGLDHRALLQSYLTTGFQATSFGQAVQEINRMIGAKLEPLGEEEETRADLNPCRRQPSGCTIFLGFTSNLISSGIRETIRYLVQHNMVDVLVTTAGGVEEDLIKCLAPTYVGEFSLRGKELRQSGINRIGNLLVPNDNYCKFEDWLMPILDQMVAEQNVEGVKWTPSKMIARLGKEINNPESVYYWAQKNNIPVLSPALTDGSLGDMIFFHSYKNPGLVLDIVEDLRLINTQAIFAKKTGMIILGGGLVKHHIANANLMRNGADYAVYVNTAQEFDGSDSGARPDEAVSWGKIRMDAKPVKVYADASLVFPLLVAETFAQKASAFASEKQHD, from the exons ATGGAGCGCGCCGGGGAGGGGTTCCCGGCCTCGGCCGTGGCGGCCGTGCTGAAGCCCAGCGCCGGCCTGCCCGAGGCGAGCCTGCAGGTGCGGGGCTACGACTTCGACCGCGGGCTGGATCACCGCGCCCTGCTCCAGTCCTACCTCACCACCGGCTTCCAGGCCACCAGCTTCGGGCAGGCCGTGCAGGAGATCAACAGGATG ATCGGGGCGAAGCTGGAGCCGCTGGGCGAGGAGGAGGAGACCCGCGCCGACCTGAACCCCTGCCGCCGGCAGCCTTCGGGCTGCACCATCTTCCTGGGCTTCACCTCCAACCTCATCAGCTCGGGCATCCGCGAGACTATCCGCTACCTGGTGCAGCACAACATG GTGGACGTGCTGGTCACCACAGCAGGCGGCGTGGAAGAGGATCTCATCAAATGCCTGGCACCTACCTACGTGGGGGAATTCAGCCTGCGGGGGAAGGAGCTTCGGCAGAGCGGGATCAACAG GATCGGGAACCTGCTGGTGCCCAATGACAACTACTGCAAGTTCGAAGACTGGCTCATGCCCATCCTGGACCAGATGGTCGCTGAGCAGAATGTGGAG GGTGTGAAATGGACCCCGTCCAAGATGATCGCACGGCTGGGCAAGGAAATAAACAACCCTGAATCGGTCTATTACTGGGCACAGAAG AACAACATCCCGGTGCTGAGCCCGGCCCTGACGGACGGCTCCCTGGGGGACATGATCTTCTTCCACTCCTACAAGAACCCCGGTTTGGTGCTGGACATTGTAGAAG ATCTCCGGCTGATCAACACCCAGGCCATCTTCGCCAAGAAGACGGGCATGATCATCTTGGGAGGGGGCCTGGTCAAACACCACATCGCCAACGCCAACCTGATG AGAAACGGGGCCGACTACGCCGTCTACGTTAACACGGCACAGGAGTTCGACGGCTCTGACTCGGGGGCCCGGCCAGACGAGGCGGTGTCCTGGGGGAAGATCCGCATGGATGCCAAGCCCGTGAAG GTTTACGCCGACGCCTCCCTGGTTTTCCCGCTGCTGGTGGCTGAGACCTTCGCCCAGAAAGCCAGCGCCTTTGCCTCCGAGAAGCAGCACGACTGA
- the WDR83 gene encoding WD repeat domain-containing protein 83 isoform X2: protein MAFPEAKPKKPELPKKLVQTLECKQGAVRAVRFNVDGNYCLTCGSDKSLKLWNPHKGTLLKTYSGHGYEVLDAAGSFDNSQLCSCGADKTVVLWDVASGQVIRKFRGHAGKVNCVQFNEEATVILSGSIDSSVRCWDCRSRRPDPIQILDEAKDGVSSLKVSDYEILSGSVDGRVRRYDLRAGELYSDYVGSPVTSVCFSKDGQCTLAASLDSTLRLLDKDTGELLGEYTGHKNTAYKLDCCLSEKDTHVASCSEDGHVYFWDLVEGSLTLSLPVGRGVVQSLSFHPSEPGLLTATEGRVQFWREEPHTAEEQPPAC from the exons ATGGCGTTTCCTGAGGCGAAGCCCAAGAAGCCAGAGCTGCCAAAGAAGCTGGTGCAGACTCTGGAGTGCAAACAGGGAGCGGTCAGGGCAGTGAGGTTTAATG TGGATGGAAATTACTGTCTCACCTGCGGAAGCGACAAGTCCCTGAAGCTGTGGAACCCCCACAAGGGGACCCTCCTGAAGACCTACAGTGGCCACGGCTACGAAGTGTTGGACGCGGCTGG CTCCTTTGATAacagccagctctgctcctgtGGGGCCGACAAAACGGTCGTCCTGTGGGACGTAGCCAGTGGGCAGGTGATCCGCAAGTTCAGAGGTCACGCGGGG AAGGTGAACTGCGTGCAGTTCAACGAGGAGGCCACCGTGATCCTGTCGG GCTCAATCGATTCCAGCGTCCGCTGTTGGGACTGCCGCTCACGCAGACCCGACCCCATCCAGATCCTGGACGAAGCCAAGGACGGGGTGTCCAGCCTGAAAGTGTCGGATTACGAGATCCTCTCTGG ctctgtggaCGGCCGCGTCCGGCGCTACGACCTGCGCGCAGGGGAGCTGTACTCGGATTATGTTGGAA GCCCCGTCACCAGCGTGTGTTTCAGCAAGGACGGGCAGTGCACGCTGGCTGCCAGCCTGGACTCCACCCTGCGCCTGCTGGACAAGGACACCGGGGAGCTGCTGGGCGA ATACACTGGCCACAAGAACACGGCCTACAAGCTGGACTGCTGCCTGAGCGAGAAGGACACGCACGTGGCCAGCTGCTCGGAGGATGGGCACGTGTATTTCTGGGACCTGGTTGAG GGCTCCCTGACGCTGAGCCTGCCCGTGGGCAGAGGCGTGGTCCAGTCCCTGTCCTTCCACCCCAGCGAGCCCGGCCTGCTCACGGCCACCGAGGGGCGCGTGCAGTTCTGGAGGGAGGAGCCCCACACCGCCGAGGAGCAGCCGCCCGCCTGTTGA